In Erigeron canadensis isolate Cc75 chromosome 1, C_canadensis_v1, whole genome shotgun sequence, a single window of DNA contains:
- the LOC122602876 gene encoding ABC transporter G family member 11 — MEIEAPSASSNNGIVVVPGLSPLSESIWKEKTNTNNLMVGDVSAKLAWKDLTVMVTLSNGETQNVLEGLTGYAEPGTFTALMGPSGSGKSTLLDALSSRLAANAFLAGNVFLNGRKTKLSFGTAAYVTQDDNLIGTLTVRETISYSARLRLPDKMAWSDKRALVESTIVEMGLQDCADTVIGNWHLRGISGGEKRRVSIALEILMRPRLLFLDEPTSGLDSASAFFVTQTLRGLSRDGRTVIASIHQPSSEVFELFDRLYLLSGGKTVYFGLASEAYEFFAQAGFPCPALRNPSDHFLRCINSDFDKVKATLKGSMKLRFEASDDPLEKVTTAEAIRALTDYYRTSQYCYAANEKVEEMSRVKGTVLDSGGSQASFFMQTFMLTKRSFVNMSRDFGYYWLRLVIYVLVTVCIGTIYLNVGTGYNSILARGACASFVFGFVTFMSIGGFPSFVEDMKVFQRERLNGHYGVTAFVISNTVSAMPFLIIITFISGTICYFMVGLHPGFTHYIFFVLCLYASVTVVESLMMAIASVVPNFLMGIIIGAGIQGIFMLVSGYFRLPNDIPKPVWRYPMSYISFHFWALQGQYQNDLSGLMFDNQTPDLPKIPGEYILEYVFQITVTRSKWIDLSVIFSMIIVYRIIFFIMIKINEDLTPWVRGYLARKRMKQKNGGQNTTVAPYGLTQSPSLRNYVADNRKR, encoded by the exons ATGGAAATTGAAGCACCTTCTGCTTCAAGTAATAATGGAATAGTAGTGGTTCCTGGTTTAAGTCCATTAAGTGAGTCAATatggaaagaaaaaacaaacacaaataatctaATGGTTGGAGATGTGTCTGCTAAACTAGCATGGAAAGATCTAACGGTTATGGTTACATTAAGTAACGGTGAGACTCAAAATGTTTTGGAAGGCCTAACTGGTTATGCTGAACCAGGGACTTTTACAGCCCTCATGGGCCCATCTGGGTCCGGCAAATCTACGTTACTTGATGCGCTTTCGAGCCGTCTTGCTGCCAATGCTTTTCTTGCTGGAAATGTTTTTCTTAATGGCCGTAAAACCAAGCTCTCTTTTGGCACTGCT GCTTATGTAACACAAGATGATAACTTGATTGGGACACTAACTGTTCGCGAAACAATCTCGTATTCAGCAAGACTACGGTTACCTGATAAGATGGCATGGTCTGACAAACGTGCATTGGTAGAGAGTACGATTGTAGAAATGGGGCTTCAAGATTGCGCCGATACAGTAATAGGGAACTGGCACTTGCGTGGTATTAGTGGTGGTGAAAAACGAAGAGTTAGCATTGCCCTTGAAATCTTGATGAGACCGAGATTACTCTTTCTTGACGAACCAACTAGTGGTCTTGATAG TGCTTCAGCTTTCTTTGTTACTCAAACATTAAGAGGTTTATCTAGAGATGGGAGGACTGTAATTGCTTCGATTCATCAACCAAGCAGTGAGGTTTTCGAGCTGTTTGATCGTTTGTACCTGCTCTCTGGAGGAAAAACTGTTTACTTTGGTCTTGCTTCTGAGGCTTACGAG TTCTTCGCACAAGCTGGATTTCCTTGCCCAGCTCTTAGAAACCCGTCAGATCATTTTCTGCGTTGCATCAATTCTGATTTTGACAAAGTGAAGGCTACTTTGAAAGGATCCATGAAACTAAGG TTTGAAGCGAGTGATGATCCACTAGAGAAAGTTACTACTGCTGAAGCAATCCGTGCTCTTACTGATTACTATCGTACGTCTCAGTACTGTTATGCAGCGAACGAGAAAGTTGAAGAGATGTCGAGAGTT AAAGGAACAGTGTTGGATTCTGGTGGTAGTCAAGCTAGTTTCTTTATGCAGACGTTTATGTTGACTAAACGTTCTTTTGTCAATATGTCGAGGGACTTTGGTTATTATTGGTTACGGCTCGTAATCTATGTTTTGGTAACTGTCTGCATTGGGACCATCTATTTGAATGTTGGGACGGGCTACAACTCTATTCTGGCAAGAGGAGCATGTGCATCCTTTGTGTTTGGTTTTGTGACTTTCATGTCAATTGGAGGTTTTCCTTCATTTGTGGAAGATATGAAA GTATTTCAAAGGGAACGCTTAAATGGTCATTATGGCGTGACTGCTTTTGTGATTAGCAACACGGTATCTGCAATGCCGTTTCTAATAATAATCACATTTATATCTGGAACAATTTGTTATTTCATGGTTGGACTTCACCCGGGATTTACGCACTATATCTTCTTTGTATTATGCCTATATGCTAGTGTGACAGTTGTTGAAAGCCTCATGATGGCCATTGCTAGTGTCGTTCCAAATTTCCTTATGGGCATCATCATTGGAGCTGGTATTCAG GGCATATTCATGTTAGTATCTGGTTACTTTCGACTCCCTAATGATATCCCAAAGCCCGTCTGGCGTTACCCTATGTCATACATAAGTTTCCACTTCTGGGCTCTCCAG GGACAATATCAAAACGATTTGAGTGGGCTGATGTTTGACAACCAAACACCCGATCTACCCAAGATCCCAGGAGAATACATTCTGGAATACGTTTTCCAAATCACAGTAACAAGATCAAAATGGATAGATCTTAGCGTTATTTTTAGCATGATTATCGTCTACCGTATAATCTTTTTCATTATGATAAAGATCAATGAGGACTTGACACCTTGGGTAAGAGGCTATTTGGCTAGGAAAAGGATGAAGCAAAAGAATGGTGGTCAAAATACAACTGTTGCTCCATATGGTCTAACTCAATCGCCTTCTTTGAGGAATTATGTCGCGGATAATAGGAAGAGGTAA
- the LOC122585584 gene encoding uncharacterized protein LOC122585584, whose translation MSGGAGRSMVVTELDRKSRKWSEIIDEIVRIEKKVFPEHESLSRSLDDELKKNNSGLLYVEIEAEIVGYLMYSSPSSLSTLITELAVKEKFRRQGHGEALLKAAIEKIRSKRTRRISLHVDPLKISAMHLYKKLGFQIDTLVKSYYSLDRDAYRMYIDFDEE comes from the exons ATGAGTGGTGGCGCCGGCAGATCGATGGTGGTGACGGAACTAGATAGAAAGTCGAGAAAGTGGAGTGAAATAATAGACGAAATAGTGAGAATAGAGAAGAAGGTATTCCCAGAACACGAATCGCTTTCTCGATCTCTTGATGatgaattaaagaaaaacaacaGCGGTTTGTTATACGTAGAAATTGAAGCTGAAATTGTCGGCTATCTTATGTATTCATCTCCCTCTTCACTTTCTACTCTCATCACTGAACTCGCTG TGAAGGAGAAGTTTAGGAGACAAGGGCATGGAGAGGCATTGTTGAAAGCAGCCATAGAAAAAATCAGAAGTAAACGCACAAGACGCATATCACTGCATGTGGATCCTTTAAAAATTTCAGCAATGCATCTATACAAGAAACTTGGTTTTCAAATCGACACTCTGGTAAAGAGTTATTATTCTTTAGATCGTGATGCATATAGAATGTACATCGACTTTGATGAAGAGTAG